A window of the Oncorhynchus mykiss isolate Arlee chromosome 15, USDA_OmykA_1.1, whole genome shotgun sequence genome harbors these coding sequences:
- the pyroxd1 gene encoding pyridine nucleotide-disulfide oxidoreductase domain-containing protein 1 gives MAANPEKTFKFVVVGGGIAGVTCAEQLASQFPSADVALLTAAPLIKAVCNFKQVSKTLEEFDVEERPSSVLEEKYANLRVIQSAVKALHAQQHTLQSVDGLEIHYEKLCICSGGRPKLLTQDNPYVLGIRDTDSAQEFQKRLSKAKRIVVVGNGGIALELVYEVEGCEVIWVVKDKAIGNTFFDAGAAQFLIPSLDTDKPERAATCKRARYTIEGPAATQGLAVGGDRQGQRRGLEEPGSALGPDWHEGISLRGAEEVPHRVSVEYQSEVKQIYTHQDFLLSPLASQTADTGSWPVYAQLTNGKTFGCDFIISATGVVPNTEPFLHGNSFALAEDSGLKVDDHMMTTEPDIYAAGDVCTAGWEPSHLWQQMRLWTQARQMGWYAGRCMAADVLSETIELDFCFELFSHITKFFNYKVVLLGKFNGQGLGLNQELLVRCTKGHEYVKVVLSGGRMLGAVLIGETDLEETFENLILNQMDLTPYGEELLNPNIDIEDYFD, from the exons ATGGCAGCAAATCCCGAAAAGACATTCAAGTTTGTGGTCGTCGGTGGTGGCATTGCAGGTGTAACGTGTGCTGAGCAG CTGGCCTCCCAGTTCCCATCAGCTGATGTTGCTCTCCTGACAGCAGCCCCTCTGATTAAGGCAGTCTGCAACTTCAAACAG GTATCTAAGACGCTGGAGGAGTTTGATGTGGAGGAGAGGCCCTCCAGTGTTCTAGAGGAAAAGTATGCCAACCTGAGAGTCATCCAGTCTGCAGTGAAGGCCCTTCATGCACAACAACAT ACTTTGCAGTCTGTGGATGGTCTGGAGATCCACTATGAGAAGCTGTGTATCTGTAGCGGGGGCAGACCCAAACTCCTTACCCAGGATAACCCCTATGTGCTGGGGATACGAGACACAGATAGTGCCCAG GAGTTTCAGAAGCGGTTATCCAAAGCCAAGCGAATTGTAGTCGTTGGAAATGGAGGGATTGCCTTGGAACTAGT GTATGAGGTGGAAGGTTGTGAGGTAATCTGGGTAGTGAAAGACAAGGCCATAGGAAACACCTTCTTTGACGCGGGAGCAGCCCAGTTCCTGATCCCCTCCCTGGACACAGACAAACCAGAGCGAGCTGCTACCTGTAAGAGGGCTCGCTACACCATAGAGGGGCCTGCAGCTACGCAGGGCCTTGCTGTAGGTGGCGACAGACAAGGCCAGAGAAGAGGGTTGGAAGAGCCAGGCAGTGCCCTGGGACCAGACTGGCATGAAGGCATCAGtctgagaggagcagaggag GTGCCTCACAGGGTGTCAGTGGAGTACCAGTCTGAGGTGAAACAGATCTACACTCACCAGGACTTCCTGCTGTCACCGCTTGCCTCACAGACAGCAGACACTG GCTCTTGGCCAGTGTATGCTCAGCTGACCAATGGGAAGACTTTTGGCTGTGACTTCATCATCAGTGCTACAGGAGTCGTGCCAAACACCGAACCTTTTCTCCATGGAAACAGC TTTGCGTTAGCTGAGGACTCTGGGCTGAAAGTGGATGACCACATGATGACAACAGAACCAGACATTTACGCTGCTGGAGACGTATGTACAGCAGGCTGGGAGCCAAGCCACCTCTGGCAGCAG ATGCGTCTGTGGACGCAGGCCCGTCAGATGGGCTGGTACGCAGGCCGATGTATGGCTGCTGATGTCCTGTCTGAAACCATAGAGCTGGACTTCTGCTTTGAACTCTTCTCTCACATTACAAAGTTCTTCAACTacaag GTGGTTCTGCTGGGGAAGTTTAACGGCCAGGGTCTGGGTCTGAACCAGGAGTTGTTGGTGCGCTGCACTAAGGGCCATGAGTACGTCAAGGTAGTGCTGAGCGGAGGGAGGATGTTGGGAGCAGTCCTTATTGGAGAGACTGACCTGGAAGAGACCTTTGAGAACCTCATCCTCAACCAGATGGACCTAACACCCTACGGAGAAGAGCTACTAAACCCCAACATAGACATAGAGGACTACTTTGACTGA
- the LOC110490184 gene encoding ATP-dependent DNA helicase Q1 isoform X1, translating to MDSDNADDVQAGLDSVEAELEVVKLQIAELLEKQASLTSKRKQLLRRLEEPCDSTQPSGSGPAMTKQELLRYENDDFSWSTELGQNLKDVFQLSKFRPLQLKAINLSMSGKDLFLVMPTGRGKSLCYQLPAVCSEGFTLVVTPLVSLMEDQLMYLKSIDVEAVSLNASSSKEHAKTVLAEMTDSKAPFKLLYVTPEKIAKSKLLMSRLEKAYNAGRLSRIAVDEVHCCSQWGHDFRPDYKLLGILKRQFPKVPLLGLTATATGSVLKDCQKILCVPEPITLTASFNRTNLYYEVRLKDSNSDDSVSDISALIKERYKDQSGIVYVFSQKDAETVSADLQKKGINASPYHANMNPEDKSQVHRKWATNKIQVVVATVAFGMGIDKADVRFVIHHTISKSIENYYQESGRAGRDDKPADCIVYFGFNDIFRISTMVVMENVGQQKLLNMVDYCQNVDRCRRSVIAVHFDEVWDDEGCNEMCDVCRHGNDYITVDITQHAKDVVQIVELAGSLEEKLTPLKVTEAWMGKGPAKRRKMIQTTTLSRLEVEAIITSLLLQGYLSEDFSFTPYTTYFYLKLGGKAPLLKNQSHSITMKMRRTGLDANTVSTTQQTVKVSQVKTKEGKRSGDNAANSPVTKKVKRDL from the exons ATGGACAGTGACAATGCCGACG ACGTGCAGGCAGGGCTGGACTCTGTGGAGGCTGAGCTGGAGGTGGTGAAGCTGCAGATAGCTGAGCTGCTGGAGAAGCAGGCTAGCCTGACCTCCAAGAGGAAACAGCTGCTCCGCAGGCTGGAAGAGCCATGTGACTCCACCCAGCCCTCTGGATCTGGACCTGCAATGACCAAGCAGGAGCTGCTGCGCTATGAGAATGATG ATTTCTCGTGGTCAACAGAGCTGGGGCAGAATCTGAAGGATGTCTTCCAGCTCTCTAAGTTCCGTCCTCTCCAGCTGAAGGCCATCAACCTTAGTATGTCTGGTAAAGACCTCTTTCTAGTGATGCCCACTGGACGAGGGAAAAGCCTCTGCTATCAGCTACCTGCAGTCTGCTCTGAGG GTTTCACTCTGGTCGTAACTCCTCTAGTGTCTCTGATGGAGGATCAGCTCATGTACTTAAAGTCCATCGACGTTGAAGCCGTCTCTCTCAACGCATCCAGCAGTAAG GAACATGCTAAAACGGTCCTAGCTGAGATGACGGACTCCAAAGCGCCTTTCAAGCTGCTGTATGTGACTCCAGAGAAGATAGCGAAGAGCAAGCTGCTGATGTCGAGGCTGGAGAAGGCCTACAACGCAGGCAGGCTTAGCCGTATTGCTGTGGACGAGGTGCACTGCTGCAGCCAGTGGGGACACGACTTCAGACCTG ACTACAAGCTCCTGGGGATCCTGAAGAGGCAATTCCCAAAGGTTCCGTTGCTAGGGCTGACGGCCACGGCAACCGGCAGTGTTCTAAAGGACTGTCAGAAGATCCTGTGTGTCCCTGAGCCAATCACACTCACCGCCTCCTTCAACCGCACCAACCTCTACTACGAG GTACGCCTTAAAGACTCGAACAGTGATGATTCAGTCAGTGACATCTCCGCACTGATCAAGGAGAGATATAAGGACCAGTCAG GGATAGTGTACGTGTTTTCCCAGAAGGATGCGGAGACGGTGTCAGCAGACCTACAGAAGAAAGGCATCAATGCATCTCCATACCACGCTAACATGAATCCAGAGGACAAGTCACAGGTTCATCGCAAATGGGCCACCAACAAGATCCAGGTGGTGGTAGCTACTGTGGCGTTCGGGATGGGGATCGACAAGGCTGACGTCAGATTTGTCATCCATCACACCATCAGCAAGTCCATAGAGAACTACTATCAGGAGAGCGGACGAGCAG GCAGAGACGATAAGCCGGCTGACTGCATTGTGTACTTTGGCTTCAACGACATCTTCAGGATCAGCACCATGGTTGTCATGGAGAACGTAGGACAACAGAAGCTGCTGAACATGGTCGACTACTGTCAGAATGTGGACAG GTGTCGGCGCTCAGTGATCGCTGTTCACTTTGATGAGGTTTGGGACGATGAAGGATGCAACGAGATGTGTGACGTCTGTCGTCATGGCAATG ACTATATCACGGTGGACATCACGCAGCATGCTAAAGATGTGGTCCAGATTGTGGAGCTGGCGGGCTCTCTGGAAGAGAAACTGACCCCCCTGAAGGTGACCGAGGCGTGGATGGGGAAGGGTCCGGCCAAACGCAGGAAGATGATCCAGACCACCACCTTGTCTCGCCTGGAGGTGGAGGCCATCATCACAAGCCTACTGCTGCAGGGCTACCTCAG TGAAGACTTCAGTTTCACTCCATACACCACCTACTTCTACCTGAAGCTGGGTGGTAAGGCACCACTGCTGAAGAACCAGAGTCACTCCATCACCATGAAGATGAGGAGGACAGGCCTGGACGCCAACACGGTCAGTACTACACAGCAAACG GTAAAAGTGTCCCAGGTAAAGACCAAAGAAGGAAAGAGATCTGGTGACAATGCTGCAAACTCCCCTGTCACCAAGAAAGTCAAGAGAGACCTCTAG
- the LOC110490184 gene encoding ATP-dependent DNA helicase Q1 isoform X2, with protein MDSDNADDVQAGLDSVEAELEVVKLQIAELLEKQASLTSKRKQLLRRLEEPCDSTQPSGSGPAMTKQELLRYENDDFSWSTELGQNLKDVFQLSKFRPLQLKAINLSMSGKDLFLVMPTGRGKSLCYQLPAVCSEGFTLVVTPLVSLMEDQLMYLKSIDVEAVSLNASSSKEHAKTVLAEMTDSKAPFKLLYVTPEKIAKSKLLMSRLEKAYNAGRLSRIAVDEVHCCSQWGHDFRPDYKLLGILKRQFPKVPLLGLTATATGSVLKDCQKILCVPEPITLTASFNRTNLYYEVRLKDSNSDDSVSDISALIKERYKDQSGIVYVFSQKDAETVSADLQKKGINASPYHANMNPEDKSQVHRKWATNKIQVVVATVAFGMGIDKADVRFVIHHTISKSIENYYQESGRAGRDDKPADCIVYFGFNDIFRISTMVVMENVGQQKLLNMVDYCQNVDRCRRSVIAVHFDEVWDDEGCNEMCDVCRHGNDYITVDITQHAKDVVQIVELAGSLEEKLTPLKVTEAWMGKGPAKRRKMIQTTTLSRLEVEAIITSLLLQGYLSEDFSFTPYTTYFYLKLGGKAPLLKNQSHSITMKMRRTGLDANTVKVSQVKTKEGKRSGDNAANSPVTKKVKRDL; from the exons ATGGACAGTGACAATGCCGACG ACGTGCAGGCAGGGCTGGACTCTGTGGAGGCTGAGCTGGAGGTGGTGAAGCTGCAGATAGCTGAGCTGCTGGAGAAGCAGGCTAGCCTGACCTCCAAGAGGAAACAGCTGCTCCGCAGGCTGGAAGAGCCATGTGACTCCACCCAGCCCTCTGGATCTGGACCTGCAATGACCAAGCAGGAGCTGCTGCGCTATGAGAATGATG ATTTCTCGTGGTCAACAGAGCTGGGGCAGAATCTGAAGGATGTCTTCCAGCTCTCTAAGTTCCGTCCTCTCCAGCTGAAGGCCATCAACCTTAGTATGTCTGGTAAAGACCTCTTTCTAGTGATGCCCACTGGACGAGGGAAAAGCCTCTGCTATCAGCTACCTGCAGTCTGCTCTGAGG GTTTCACTCTGGTCGTAACTCCTCTAGTGTCTCTGATGGAGGATCAGCTCATGTACTTAAAGTCCATCGACGTTGAAGCCGTCTCTCTCAACGCATCCAGCAGTAAG GAACATGCTAAAACGGTCCTAGCTGAGATGACGGACTCCAAAGCGCCTTTCAAGCTGCTGTATGTGACTCCAGAGAAGATAGCGAAGAGCAAGCTGCTGATGTCGAGGCTGGAGAAGGCCTACAACGCAGGCAGGCTTAGCCGTATTGCTGTGGACGAGGTGCACTGCTGCAGCCAGTGGGGACACGACTTCAGACCTG ACTACAAGCTCCTGGGGATCCTGAAGAGGCAATTCCCAAAGGTTCCGTTGCTAGGGCTGACGGCCACGGCAACCGGCAGTGTTCTAAAGGACTGTCAGAAGATCCTGTGTGTCCCTGAGCCAATCACACTCACCGCCTCCTTCAACCGCACCAACCTCTACTACGAG GTACGCCTTAAAGACTCGAACAGTGATGATTCAGTCAGTGACATCTCCGCACTGATCAAGGAGAGATATAAGGACCAGTCAG GGATAGTGTACGTGTTTTCCCAGAAGGATGCGGAGACGGTGTCAGCAGACCTACAGAAGAAAGGCATCAATGCATCTCCATACCACGCTAACATGAATCCAGAGGACAAGTCACAGGTTCATCGCAAATGGGCCACCAACAAGATCCAGGTGGTGGTAGCTACTGTGGCGTTCGGGATGGGGATCGACAAGGCTGACGTCAGATTTGTCATCCATCACACCATCAGCAAGTCCATAGAGAACTACTATCAGGAGAGCGGACGAGCAG GCAGAGACGATAAGCCGGCTGACTGCATTGTGTACTTTGGCTTCAACGACATCTTCAGGATCAGCACCATGGTTGTCATGGAGAACGTAGGACAACAGAAGCTGCTGAACATGGTCGACTACTGTCAGAATGTGGACAG GTGTCGGCGCTCAGTGATCGCTGTTCACTTTGATGAGGTTTGGGACGATGAAGGATGCAACGAGATGTGTGACGTCTGTCGTCATGGCAATG ACTATATCACGGTGGACATCACGCAGCATGCTAAAGATGTGGTCCAGATTGTGGAGCTGGCGGGCTCTCTGGAAGAGAAACTGACCCCCCTGAAGGTGACCGAGGCGTGGATGGGGAAGGGTCCGGCCAAACGCAGGAAGATGATCCAGACCACCACCTTGTCTCGCCTGGAGGTGGAGGCCATCATCACAAGCCTACTGCTGCAGGGCTACCTCAG TGAAGACTTCAGTTTCACTCCATACACCACCTACTTCTACCTGAAGCTGGGTGGTAAGGCACCACTGCTGAAGAACCAGAGTCACTCCATCACCATGAAGATGAGGAGGACAGGCCTGGACGCCAACACG GTAAAAGTGTCCCAGGTAAAGACCAAAGAAGGAAAGAGATCTGGTGACAATGCTGCAAACTCCCCTGTCACCAAGAAAGTCAAGAGAGACCTCTAG